The following proteins are co-located in the Nocardioides piscis genome:
- a CDS encoding alpha/beta hydrolase family protein, translated as MDSPQILRRTALIATVAGGLNACTSTAKKKPTGGPVGRTERLTYGPDASQWADLRRPETVSRGAVVVIHGGFWKAEYDASLGEPLAEELTRGGWTTLNIEYRRVGNGGGFPETFDDVHAAIETLAATDVDTSTLVTLGHSAGGHLATWAAARGRFDPWPVRVPITHVVSQAGVVDLTTAHEEGQGGGAVQALMGSAPDHPDYELADPRRQVPLDIPAWFVHAADDDVVPISQSRDYVAAARAAGAEAELVEVEGGHFAVIEVASPAWRRIVDILDDVSPAAG; from the coding sequence GTGGATTCACCACAAATACTTCGGCGTACGGCCTTGATCGCCACGGTGGCGGGCGGTCTGAACGCGTGTACGTCCACCGCGAAGAAGAAGCCGACAGGAGGCCCCGTGGGCAGGACCGAGCGACTCACCTATGGCCCCGACGCCTCCCAGTGGGCCGACCTGCGCCGACCCGAGACCGTGAGCCGTGGCGCCGTCGTGGTCATCCACGGCGGCTTCTGGAAGGCGGAATACGACGCCTCGCTGGGGGAGCCGCTCGCCGAGGAGCTCACCCGCGGGGGCTGGACGACCCTCAACATCGAATATCGCCGCGTCGGCAACGGCGGAGGTTTCCCCGAGACCTTCGACGACGTGCACGCCGCGATCGAGACCCTCGCCGCCACCGACGTGGACACCTCCACCCTGGTCACCCTGGGGCACTCGGCCGGCGGGCACCTCGCGACCTGGGCGGCCGCGCGCGGCCGGTTCGACCCCTGGCCTGTGCGGGTGCCGATCACCCACGTCGTCTCCCAGGCGGGTGTGGTCGACCTGACGACGGCCCACGAGGAGGGGCAGGGCGGCGGCGCGGTCCAGGCCCTGATGGGCAGCGCACCGGACCACCCCGACTATGAGCTCGCCGACCCTCGTCGGCAGGTGCCCCTCGACATACCCGCGTGGTTCGTCCACGCCGCTGACGACGACGTCGTGCCCATCAGCCAGTCGCGCGACTACGTCGCCGCCGCGCGGGCTGCCGGCGCCGAGGCCGAGCTCGTAGAGGTCGAGGGCGGCCACTTCGCGGTGATCGAGGTCGCGAGCCCGGCCTGGCGTCGGATCGTGGACATCCTCGACGACGTCAGCCCGGCAGCTGGCTGA
- a CDS encoding sterol carrier family protein, whose protein sequence is MPVRLRPATQDAVAAALASRTSADDKLLVKHFLAVLAERAPGASVEVRVPPYAAAQVVPGVRHTRGTPPAVVETDAATWIALATGGTTWAEAVAAGAVVASGERTDLSAYLPLTPTNED, encoded by the coding sequence GTGCCCGTCCGACTCCGTCCCGCGACCCAGGACGCAGTCGCAGCTGCACTCGCGTCGCGCACGAGCGCCGACGACAAGCTGCTGGTGAAGCACTTCCTCGCGGTTCTCGCCGAGCGGGCGCCCGGCGCGTCGGTCGAGGTGCGTGTCCCGCCGTACGCCGCCGCGCAGGTCGTCCCCGGCGTGCGACACACGCGGGGAACCCCGCCGGCGGTGGTCGAGACCGACGCCGCGACCTGGATCGCCCTGGCCACCGGCGGCACGACCTGGGCCGAGGCGGTCGCGGCCGGCGCCGTCGTCGCCAGCGGCGAGCGCACCGACCTGTCGGCATACCTGCCGCTGACCCCCACCAACGAGGACTGA
- a CDS encoding GNAT family N-acetyltransferase produces the protein MDIRSLGFRTDVALLQKAGSVVEDRGTHLVVRTPDNPTYFWGNFILLGAPPVPGGEREVVGAFWTEFPTAAHVAIGIDGTEPPEDLTPWHDAGLTSEVCAVLTTERLVQPLAPAAEVEVRQLTTDDDWERWAMLGRAGYPNVSQGAFLAYATARNDQERRLVEQGLGARFGAFLGDELVSAAAVFCPEPGLARFQTVETAGAHRRQGIGASVVHAAGQHALTDLAARTLVIVADVDGEALGLYRRLGFTETGRQVALELAAPRWS, from the coding sequence ATGGACATCCGCTCGCTCGGGTTCCGCACCGACGTCGCCCTGCTGCAGAAGGCCGGCAGCGTCGTGGAGGACCGGGGCACCCACCTCGTGGTCCGCACGCCCGACAACCCGACCTATTTCTGGGGCAACTTCATCCTCCTCGGGGCGCCGCCGGTCCCGGGTGGAGAGCGCGAGGTGGTCGGCGCCTTCTGGACCGAGTTCCCGACCGCCGCACACGTCGCCATCGGCATCGACGGCACCGAGCCCCCCGAGGACCTGACGCCCTGGCACGACGCCGGGCTGACGAGTGAGGTCTGTGCCGTCCTGACCACGGAGCGCCTGGTGCAGCCGCTGGCCCCGGCCGCCGAGGTCGAGGTCCGACAGCTCACCACCGACGACGACTGGGAGCGATGGGCGATGCTCGGGCGGGCCGGCTATCCGAACGTCTCGCAGGGCGCCTTCCTCGCCTATGCCACGGCCAGGAACGACCAGGAACGCAGACTGGTCGAGCAGGGGCTGGGAGCACGGTTCGGTGCCTTCCTCGGCGACGAGCTCGTGAGCGCCGCCGCGGTGTTCTGTCCCGAGCCGGGGCTGGCGCGCTTCCAGACCGTCGAGACGGCCGGAGCCCATCGGCGCCAGGGCATCGGCGCGAGCGTGGTGCACGCGGCCGGCCAGCACGCCCTGACGGATCTCGCGGCGAGGACGCTCGTCATCGTGGCGGACGTCGACGGGGAGGCGCTCGGCCTCTATCGCCGGCTCGGCTTCACCGAGACCGGGCGCCAGGTCGCGCTGGAGCTGGCTGCACCTCGCTGGAGCTGA
- a CDS encoding dipeptidase yields the protein MTVDIRARLTEVLPGIRKDLEDLVRIESVSADPARAGEVERSAEATRDLFAAEGFDTEIVRAFEGAPPAVIAKKAGPEGAPTVLLYAHHDVQPENDHTDWDSPPFEPTERGDRLYGRGAADDKAGIAAHLGAVRIFGDELPVNLVMFIEGEEEVGSDTLVELLTTYKDRLAADVIVIADSGNWDIGEPALTTSLRGLVRMDVEVRTLTHAVHSGMWGGLVPDSIMTLSRLIASLHDDDGNLVIEGLHSGPAADVDYPEARLRAESGAAEGVQWIGSGSAVERLWTKPALSITGLDAPKVEGASNTLVPAARCRISLRVAPGDTTANAVECLQRHLEKHVAWGATLDTVVVDTGEATRIDATGPAYDAARAAFAEAWDGTAPVDMGVGGSIPFIAEFLEAFPQASVLVTGVEDPDTRAHGANEGLHLAEFEKVVLAEALLLRNVGQL from the coding sequence ATGACCGTCGACATCCGCGCCCGCCTCACCGAGGTCCTCCCCGGCATCCGCAAGGACCTCGAAGACCTGGTCCGCATCGAGTCCGTCTCCGCCGACCCCGCCCGCGCCGGCGAGGTCGAGCGCAGTGCCGAGGCGACACGCGACCTGTTCGCCGCCGAGGGCTTCGACACCGAGATCGTCCGCGCCTTCGAGGGTGCCCCGCCCGCCGTGATCGCCAAGAAGGCCGGGCCCGAGGGTGCGCCGACGGTCCTGCTCTATGCCCACCACGACGTGCAGCCGGAGAACGACCACACCGACTGGGACTCCCCGCCCTTCGAACCCACTGAGAGAGGCGACCGTCTCTACGGCCGGGGAGCGGCCGACGACAAGGCCGGGATCGCGGCCCACCTCGGCGCCGTCCGCATCTTCGGCGACGAGCTGCCCGTCAACCTGGTGATGTTCATCGAGGGCGAGGAGGAGGTCGGCTCCGACACCCTGGTCGAGCTCCTCACCACCTACAAGGACCGCCTGGCGGCCGACGTCATCGTGATCGCCGACTCCGGCAACTGGGACATCGGCGAACCCGCGTTGACCACCAGCCTCCGAGGCCTCGTCCGGATGGACGTCGAGGTCCGCACGCTCACCCACGCCGTCCACTCCGGCATGTGGGGCGGTCTCGTGCCCGACTCGATCATGACCTTGAGCCGGCTCATCGCCAGCCTCCACGACGACGACGGCAACCTGGTGATCGAGGGCCTGCACAGCGGCCCCGCCGCCGACGTCGACTATCCCGAGGCCCGTCTGCGTGCTGAGTCCGGTGCAGCCGAGGGCGTGCAGTGGATCGGTTCTGGGTCGGCCGTCGAGCGGCTCTGGACGAAGCCTGCATTGAGCATCACCGGCCTCGACGCGCCCAAGGTCGAGGGCGCCTCCAACACCCTGGTCCCGGCCGCGCGCTGTCGGATCAGCCTCCGGGTCGCCCCGGGCGACACGACGGCCAACGCCGTTGAGTGCCTCCAGCGCCACCTCGAGAAGCACGTCGCGTGGGGCGCGACCCTCGACACGGTCGTCGTCGACACCGGGGAGGCGACCCGGATCGACGCCACCGGTCCTGCCTACGACGCTGCCCGGGCTGCGTTCGCCGAGGCATGGGACGGCACCGCGCCGGTCGACATGGGCGTCGGCGGGTCCATCCCCTTCATCGCGGAGTTCCTCGAGGCGTTCCCGCAGGCGAGCGTGCTGGTCACGGGTGTGGAGGACCCCGACACACGGGCCCACGGCGCCAACGAGGGCTTGCACCTCGCGGAGTTCGAGAAGGTCGTGCTCGCCGAGGCGCTGCTGCTGCGCAACGTCGGGCAGCTCTGA
- the purF gene encoding amidophosphoribosyltransferase, whose protein sequence is MPQPTSRKGGDGRLTAAIDPHDQGPQDACGVFGVWAPGEDVAKLTYYGLYALQHRGQESAGIAVSNGRQILVYKDMGLVSQVFDESTLASLKGHLAVGHARYSTTGASTWHNAQPTFHPTATGSIALAHNGNLINTAELAEMVASGESEGLLDLKVRMPATATNDTSVVTELLAHHPGQTVEERAAELLPQIEGAYSFIWMDEHTLYAARDPQGIRPLVLGRLERGWVVASETAALDIVGASFIREIEPGELIAVDENGLRTQRFAEAAPKHCLFEFVYLARPDTIMVSQRVHSVRVEIGRRLAKAFPADADLVIPVPESGTPSAIGYAEASGIPYGMGLVKNSYVGRTFIQPSQTIRQLGIRLKLNPLRDVIEGKRLVVVDDSIVRGNTQRSLVRMLREAGAREVHVRISSPPVKWPCFYGIDFATRAELIANGLTTDEICRSIDADSLGYIDLDDLIEATSVPKPDLCRACFDGVYPIELPDADRLGKHLLEVPADATALPVLNNP, encoded by the coding sequence GTGCCTCAGCCGACCAGCCGGAAGGGCGGCGACGGCCGCCTCACCGCGGCCATCGACCCCCACGACCAGGGCCCCCAGGACGCCTGTGGCGTCTTCGGCGTCTGGGCCCCCGGCGAGGACGTCGCCAAGCTGACCTACTACGGCCTCTATGCCCTCCAGCACCGTGGCCAGGAGTCGGCCGGCATCGCGGTCAGCAACGGTCGCCAGATCCTGGTCTACAAGGACATGGGCCTGGTCTCGCAGGTCTTCGACGAGTCCACCCTGGCCTCGCTCAAGGGGCACCTCGCGGTCGGGCACGCGCGCTACTCGACCACCGGCGCCAGCACCTGGCACAACGCCCAGCCCACCTTCCACCCCACCGCCACCGGCTCCATCGCGCTCGCCCACAACGGCAACCTGATCAACACCGCCGAGCTGGCCGAGATGGTCGCCAGCGGTGAGTCCGAGGGACTCCTCGACCTCAAGGTGCGGATGCCGGCCACCGCCACCAACGACACCTCGGTGGTCACCGAGCTGCTGGCCCACCACCCCGGCCAGACGGTCGAGGAGCGGGCCGCCGAGCTGCTGCCCCAGATCGAGGGCGCCTACTCCTTCATCTGGATGGACGAGCACACGCTGTATGCCGCTCGCGACCCCCAAGGCATCCGGCCCCTGGTCCTCGGACGGCTCGAGCGCGGCTGGGTCGTCGCCTCCGAGACCGCAGCCCTGGACATCGTGGGGGCCTCGTTCATCCGGGAGATCGAGCCGGGTGAGCTGATCGCCGTCGACGAGAACGGCCTGCGCACCCAGCGGTTCGCCGAGGCGGCGCCGAAGCACTGCCTGTTCGAGTTCGTCTATCTCGCCCGCCCCGACACGATCATGGTCAGCCAGCGGGTGCACAGCGTGCGCGTCGAGATCGGCCGCCGCCTGGCCAAGGCGTTCCCGGCCGACGCCGACCTCGTCATACCCGTGCCTGAGTCCGGCACCCCGAGCGCCATCGGCTATGCGGAGGCCTCCGGCATCCCCTACGGCATGGGCCTGGTCAAGAACTCCTACGTCGGCCGCACCTTCATCCAGCCGAGCCAGACGATCCGCCAGCTCGGCATCCGGCTCAAGCTCAACCCGCTGCGCGACGTCATCGAGGGCAAGCGCCTGGTCGTGGTCGACGACTCGATCGTCCGCGGCAACACCCAGCGCTCACTGGTGCGGATGCTGCGGGAGGCGGGTGCGCGCGAGGTGCACGTGAGGATCTCGTCCCCGCCGGTGAAGTGGCCGTGCTTCTACGGCATCGACTTCGCCACCCGGGCCGAGCTCATCGCCAACGGCCTCACCACCGACGAGATCTGCCGTTCCATCGACGCCGACTCGCTGGGCTACATCGATCTCGACGACCTCATCGAGGCCACGTCGGTCCCCAAGCCCGACCTGTGCCGGGCCTGCTTCGACGGGGTCTACCCGATCGAGCTGCCCGACGCCGACCGGCTGGGCAAGCACCTGCTCGAGGTGCCCGCCGACGCGACTGCGCTGCCTGTCCTCAACAACCCCTGA
- the purM gene encoding phosphoribosylformylglycinamidine cyclo-ligase, giving the protein MTDLPTSGAYAEAGVSIEAADRAIDLMKGWVEKARRPEMIGGLGGFAGLFDATALTRFERPLLATSTDGVGTKVAIAQQMDVHDTIGFDLVGMVVDDLVVCGAEPLFMTDYIATGRVVPERIAAIVKGIAEACVVAGCALIGGETAEHPGLLDPDEYDVAGAATGVVEADRLLGPGRVRPGDVVLAMGSSGLHSNGYSLVRHVLLNTAGWALDRDVDVLGRTLGEELLEPTRIYARACLDLADGVEVHAMSHVTGGGLAANLERVMPVELSATLDRATWSLPPVFSLVADVGGVSREDLEATLNCGVGMVALLAPEAADVAITLLARHDIPAWVAGEVREGGDGRVTLTGDHR; this is encoded by the coding sequence GTGACCGACCTTCCCACCAGTGGTGCCTATGCCGAGGCCGGCGTGTCGATCGAGGCCGCCGACCGCGCGATCGACCTGATGAAGGGCTGGGTGGAGAAGGCCCGCCGGCCCGAGATGATCGGTGGGCTCGGCGGGTTCGCCGGGCTCTTCGACGCCACGGCACTGACCAGGTTCGAGCGCCCGTTGCTCGCCACGTCGACCGACGGTGTCGGCACCAAGGTCGCCATCGCCCAGCAGATGGACGTCCACGACACGATCGGCTTCGACCTCGTCGGGATGGTCGTCGACGACCTCGTGGTGTGCGGGGCCGAGCCGCTCTTCATGACCGACTACATCGCCACCGGCCGGGTCGTGCCCGAACGGATCGCGGCGATCGTCAAGGGCATCGCCGAGGCCTGCGTGGTCGCCGGCTGCGCGCTCATCGGCGGCGAGACGGCCGAGCACCCGGGACTGCTCGACCCCGACGAGTACGACGTCGCCGGGGCAGCGACCGGCGTCGTCGAGGCCGACCGGCTGCTCGGCCCGGGCCGCGTGCGACCTGGTGACGTGGTGCTGGCCATGGGCTCCAGCGGCCTGCACTCCAACGGCTACTCCCTCGTGCGTCACGTCCTGCTCAACACCGCCGGCTGGGCCCTGGACCGCGACGTCGACGTCCTCGGGCGCACCCTGGGCGAGGAGCTCCTCGAGCCGACCCGCATCTATGCCCGGGCCTGCCTCGACCTGGCGGACGGCGTCGAGGTGCACGCGATGTCGCACGTCACCGGCGGGGGACTCGCGGCCAACCTCGAGCGGGTCATGCCGGTCGAGCTCAGCGCGACGCTCGACCGCGCCACCTGGAGCCTGCCGCCCGTCTTCTCGCTGGTCGCCGACGTCGGCGGAGTCTCCCGCGAGGACCTCGAGGCGACGCTCAACTGCGGCGTCGGGATGGTCGCTCTGCTGGCCCCGGAGGCGGCCGACGTCGCGATCACGCTGCTGGCCCGCCACGACATCCCGGCGTGGGTGGCCGGCGAGGTCCGTGAGGGCGGAGACGGCCGGGTGACGCTCACCGGGGACCACCGCTGA
- a CDS encoding DUF3073 domain-containing protein: MGRGRAKAKQTKVARDLKYRTHETDFGALASELHGDSGKQQDEVDPEVLEKWSDVIEPSRD, encoded by the coding sequence ATGGGGCGCGGCCGAGCTAAAGCCAAGCAGACGAAGGTCGCACGCGACCTGAAGTACCGCACGCACGAGACGGACTTCGGGGCGCTCGCCAGTGAGTTGCACGGCGACAGTGGCAAGCAGCAGGACGAGGTGGATCCCGAGGTGCTCGAGAAGTGGTCCGACGTCATCGAGCCCTCGCGCGACTGA
- a CDS encoding Glu/Leu/Phe/Val family dehydrogenase, translating to MSVDVFELGHEHEQVVFANDEATGLRAIIAIHSTALGPALGGTRFYPYPSTDAAIEDVLALSRGMSYKAALAGLDLGGGKAVIIGDPAALKTEALLRAYGRFVQSLNGRYYTACDVGTFSADMDHIARECDFVTGRTVAHGGAGDSSVLTAFGVFQGMRAAAVATWGTDTLAGRTVGVAGVGKVGRHLVRYLIEDGASVVVTDVHAPSVEAVREEFPQVDVVASTQALVSSPIDVYAPCALGNALTDEVVDALSAEIVCGAANNQLAHPGVEKQLEDRGILYAPDYCVNAGGLIQVADELEGFSFERAKQRAAGIFDTTRTVFEIARAEGVPPAIAADRLAERRMRDVGRLRGVWLP from the coding sequence ATGTCTGTTGACGTCTTCGAGCTCGGTCACGAGCACGAGCAGGTGGTCTTCGCCAACGACGAGGCGACGGGCCTCCGGGCGATCATCGCCATCCACTCCACCGCCCTCGGCCCGGCCCTCGGCGGCACCAGGTTCTATCCCTACCCGTCCACGGACGCGGCGATCGAGGACGTTCTCGCCCTCTCGCGAGGGATGTCCTACAAGGCGGCGCTCGCCGGTCTCGACCTCGGCGGCGGCAAGGCCGTCATCATCGGCGACCCGGCTGCGCTCAAGACCGAGGCGCTGCTCCGCGCCTATGGCCGCTTCGTCCAGTCGCTCAACGGTCGCTACTACACCGCCTGCGACGTCGGCACGTTCTCGGCCGACATGGACCACATCGCTCGCGAGTGCGACTTCGTGACCGGCCGCACCGTCGCCCACGGCGGTGCGGGCGACAGCTCGGTGCTGACTGCCTTCGGCGTCTTCCAGGGCATGCGCGCCGCGGCCGTGGCCACGTGGGGCACCGACACCCTGGCGGGTCGGACCGTCGGCGTCGCAGGCGTGGGCAAGGTCGGACGACACCTGGTCCGCTACCTGATCGAGGACGGCGCGAGCGTCGTCGTCACCGACGTGCACGCGCCCTCGGTCGAGGCGGTCCGCGAGGAGTTCCCCCAGGTCGACGTCGTCGCCTCCACGCAGGCGCTCGTGTCCTCACCGATCGACGTCTATGCGCCGTGCGCCCTCGGCAACGCGCTCACCGACGAGGTGGTCGACGCGCTGAGCGCCGAGATCGTCTGCGGCGCCGCCAACAACCAGCTCGCGCACCCGGGCGTCGAGAAGCAGCTCGAGGACCGCGGGATCCTCTACGCGCCCGACTACTGCGTCAACGCCGGCGGCCTGATCCAGGTCGCCGACGAGCTCGAGGGCTTCTCGTTCGAGCGTGCCAAGCAGCGCGCTGCCGGCATCTTCGACACGACCAGGACCGTGTTCGAGATCGCTCGCGCCGAGGGCGTGCCGCCGGCCATCGCGGCCGACCGGCTCGCCGAGCGTCGCATGCGCGACGTCGGACGGCTCCGCGGCGTGTGGCTGCCCTGA
- a CDS encoding metallopeptidase family protein has protein sequence MPVELSPDDFDRLVTDALDALPDEVARLVHNVVVLVQPTAPPEDPDLLGIYDGVALTERAANHAGDLPDRILLFRDNLLAFCDSAEQVEEEVRITVVHEIAHHFGIDDARLDELGYA, from the coding sequence GTGCCAGTTGAGCTCTCACCCGACGACTTCGATCGCTTGGTGACCGACGCGCTCGATGCCCTGCCCGACGAGGTCGCCCGCCTGGTCCACAACGTCGTGGTGCTCGTGCAACCGACGGCTCCGCCGGAGGATCCCGACCTGCTGGGCATCTATGACGGCGTTGCCCTGACCGAGCGGGCGGCCAACCACGCCGGCGACCTGCCCGACCGGATCCTGCTCTTCCGCGACAACCTCCTCGCCTTCTGCGACTCCGCCGAGCAGGTGGAGGAGGAGGTCCGCATCACCGTGGTGCACGAGATCGCCCACCACTTCGGCATCGACGATGCGCGTCTCGACGAGCTGGGCTATGCCTGA
- a CDS encoding fluoride efflux transporter FluC, whose amino-acid sequence MSVLLVALGAAVGAPLRYACAHTLDGRWPSGTLLVNTVGSLLVGLFAALSLGDHAWAFLATGFCGALTSFSSFAVQSVERGPRLGPTYAATTVALALAACALGFWLGSAVA is encoded by the coding sequence GTGAGCGTGCTCCTCGTCGCGCTGGGCGCCGCCGTCGGAGCGCCCCTGCGCTATGCCTGCGCCCACACGCTCGATGGGCGGTGGCCATCGGGGACGCTGCTCGTCAACACCGTGGGATCGTTGCTGGTCGGCCTGTTCGCGGCGCTCTCGCTCGGCGACCATGCGTGGGCCTTCCTCGCCACCGGCTTCTGCGGGGCCCTCACGTCCTTCTCCTCGTTCGCGGTGCAGTCCGTGGAGCGTGGGCCGCGGCTGGGTCCTACCTATGCAGCAACGACCGTGGCGCTGGCCCTCGCGGCGTGCGCCCTCGGGTTCTGGCTCGGCTCAGCGGTCGCGTGA
- a CDS encoding fluoride efflux transporter FluC translates to MSAPLRPGDLVVVAAGAAVGAALRWGLGLGVADGPGFPWTTFAINVVGCFALGLLPLIDGRNHLVTLFAGPGLLGGFTTVSTYADQARALATAGDLALAGLYVGGTLAVAMLAAFAGRRLSHRPEPADALT, encoded by the coding sequence GTGAGCGCCCCGCTCCGACCTGGCGACCTCGTCGTCGTCGCCGCGGGCGCCGCCGTGGGAGCTGCACTCCGCTGGGGTCTCGGTCTCGGCGTCGCGGACGGCCCCGGATTCCCGTGGACGACCTTCGCCATCAACGTCGTGGGGTGCTTCGCCCTCGGCCTGCTCCCCCTGATCGACGGCCGCAACCACCTGGTGACCCTCTTCGCCGGACCGGGCCTGCTCGGCGGCTTCACGACCGTCTCCACCTACGCCGACCAGGCACGCGCGCTGGCGACGGCCGGTGACCTCGCGCTGGCGGGCCTGTATGTCGGCGGCACCCTCGCGGTGGCGATGCTTGCGGCCTTCGCCGGGCGACGCCTTTCACACCGCCCCGAGCCAGCGGACGCCCTCACGTGA
- a CDS encoding ATP-binding protein, protein MPLNQAPLPLAQSPRAAADARRWVARLIQQLGRQDLLECAELGTAELVANAILHGAAPISVRLRGTASHPRIEVLDGSPKPPESPAHATDSDDYLATFGRGLSMVAMASVAWGASMEPQGKVVWFEPASSMDGHPPPSPVFDSHVEPAFAPPTGNAVPVSLRGLDVALAMTLSRQYADLRRELRLLAVAHQEAYPLAANLSSMFADYERHVPREVHMAVKSARRAGAATIDLEVSVEPEAAPLLSTMMEMFDLADAFCKAERLLSVQRSAEQRAFHVWYLNEYIRQIGGAAPTAFNPAAPPIGNQQVS, encoded by the coding sequence TTGCCGCTGAACCAGGCCCCGCTGCCGCTGGCCCAGTCCCCCCGCGCCGCCGCCGACGCGCGGCGCTGGGTCGCGCGACTGATCCAGCAGCTCGGGCGCCAGGACCTGCTGGAGTGCGCGGAGCTCGGCACGGCAGAGCTGGTCGCGAACGCGATCCTGCACGGCGCGGCGCCCATCTCGGTGCGGCTGCGCGGAACCGCTTCGCACCCGCGGATCGAGGTGCTCGACGGCTCGCCGAAACCACCGGAGTCACCAGCGCACGCGACCGACTCCGACGACTACCTCGCGACCTTCGGGCGGGGCCTGTCGATGGTGGCGATGGCCTCGGTCGCGTGGGGTGCCTCGATGGAGCCCCAGGGGAAGGTGGTGTGGTTCGAGCCCGCGTCGAGCATGGACGGACACCCGCCGCCCTCACCGGTGTTCGACAGCCACGTCGAGCCGGCGTTCGCACCACCCACCGGCAACGCGGTTCCGGTGAGCCTGCGCGGCCTCGACGTCGCCCTGGCGATGACCTTGAGCAGGCAGTACGCCGACCTGCGACGCGAGCTCCGACTGCTCGCAGTGGCTCACCAGGAGGCCTATCCGCTGGCCGCCAACCTGTCCTCGATGTTCGCCGACTACGAACGCCACGTCCCGCGCGAGGTGCACATGGCGGTCAAGAGCGCGCGACGTGCCGGCGCAGCCACGATCGACCTGGAGGTGTCGGTCGAACCCGAGGCGGCCCCGCTCCTGAGCACCATGATGGAGATGTTCGACCTGGCCGACGCCTTCTGCAAGGCCGAGAGGCTCCTGTCGGTCCAGCGCTCGGCCGAGCAGCGCGCCTTCCACGTCTGGTATCTCAACGAATACATCCGCCAGATCGGCGGCGCGGCGCCGACGGCCTTCAACCCCGCTGCCCCGCCGATCGGCAACCAGCAGGTCTCGTGA
- a CDS encoding NAD(P)/FAD-dependent oxidoreductase yields the protein MSTVQAPSAHRVVVIGSGFGGLFGTKALRRSPVDVTMVAKTTHHLFQPLLYQVATGILSEGEIAPPTREVLSSQKNAQVLLGEVTGIDLESRIVTSHVLGRETVTPYDSLIVAAGATQSYFGNNHFSEHAPGMKSIDDALELRGRIFGAFEMAELGPTAATTSTTS from the coding sequence ATGTCGACGGTCCAGGCCCCATCCGCCCACCGGGTGGTCGTGATCGGCTCCGGGTTCGGCGGCCTCTTCGGCACCAAGGCGCTGCGACGCTCGCCTGTCGACGTCACGATGGTCGCCAAGACCACCCACCACCTGTTCCAGCCGCTGCTCTACCAGGTGGCGACCGGCATCCTCAGCGAGGGCGAGATCGCTCCGCCGACCCGCGAGGTGCTGAGCAGCCAGAAGAACGCGCAGGTCCTGCTGGGTGAGGTGACCGGCATCGACCTCGAGTCGCGGATCGTCACCAGCCACGTCCTCGGCCGGGAGACGGTGACCCCCTACGACTCCCTGATCGTGGCGGCGGGCGCGACGCAGTCCTACTTCGGCAACAACCACTTCTCCGAGCACGCCCCCGGCATGAAGAGCATCGACGATGCCCTGGAGCTGCGGGGCCGCATCTTCGGCGCCTTCGAGATGGCCGAGCTCGGGCCAACCGCGGCGACAACGTCGACCACCTCCTGA